In Columba livia isolate bColLiv1 breed racing homer chromosome 28, bColLiv1.pat.W.v2, whole genome shotgun sequence, the genomic stretch ctgtggcGGCTGGAGGGGACGGGGACATGGACAGGACGCCCCGCGCCGGGGCACATCGGGACCCAGAGCACCCTGAGTGTCATTAAAGCCGCATTCTGCTCCCCACAATCCATCCGCATGGGGCAGAGGTTCCGAGTGTGGGGGCAGTGACGAGCCGCGTGTCCCATGGGAAAAGGGGTGAGGGCAGCGGTCACCATGTTCCCACACGAGAGCTGGGAAAGTCGCGTTGGACTGAAACGCTTTTTACAGGGGCCGACTTGGCCCGTGCTgagtgttttggggttttcccGGCTCGAGCATCCTGTCCCTTGTGCGTCCCAGCGCGGTGACGTCCCCAGCGTGGGGAGGGGGACGCTCGGCACCGCTCACCGCGCTCTCCCCAAACCACCAGCGTCCCCGTGGAGAACCCGCCGGCGTCCCTTGTCATGGGCCGGGAGGATTTCCAGCGCATCCAAGCGGCGGCTCGAGTCCTGAGCAAGCAGGAGCGCGAGGCCAGGCTGGCGGCGCTCAAGGCGGAGAAGGAAGCCGCTCTCGTAGGCGAACCCCTCCTGTCCCTTCCCGTGTCCCCTTTGATCCCCAACCCTGTGCCAAGTCGCTGCGTTTGCCCATGCTTGCtgcatggggacatggtggcgtggcagcagcagggacagcacagtgGAGGGGACACGCGGGGCggctggaggaggctgggaCAGCCAGAGGGTGGGAAGACAGTGGCCAAAACCTGGTGGGATCTGAGGGTGGGATTTGGGGGAAGGGGTGGTCTGGAGCAGatggaggagctgggacagggatggaggAGTTGGGacagggatgcaggagctgggacagggatggaAGAGTTGGGACAGGGATGCTCGGCAGGAgaagcaggagctgggacagggatgcaggagctgggacagggatggaggAGTTGGGACAGGGATGGAGGAGTTTGGacagggatgcaggagctgggacagggatggaggaggtgggacagggatggaggAGTTTGGacagggatgcaggagctgggacagggatggaggAGTTGGGacagggatgcaggagctgggacagggatggaggagctgggacagggatgctcggcaggagaagcaggagctgggacagggatgcaggagctgggacagggatggaAGAGCTGGGACAGGGATGCTCGGCAGGAGATGCAGGAGCTTGGACAGGGATGGAGAAGATGGGGCAGGGATGGTggagctgggacagggatgCTCTGCAGCAGATGCGGGAGCTTGGACAGGGATGGTggagctgggacagggatgCAGGAGCTTGGACATGGATGCCCGTGACCCCCGTGACACTTCTGCCACCCCGCAAATAGACCCGGTGTCCTAATGGGGTGCGGGAAGGGGCCTGCCGGCACCGCGTCCCCCGCTCCGTGCCGCGGATGGTGGAGCGTGTCCCCCCGGGGGCCGCGTGTCCCCGCAGGACGCCCTGCACGAGCGCATGAGAGCGGAGAAGGAAAAGGCGGCGCGGCAGCAGGCGGGGAAGCTGAGCGACCTGGAGGAGGAGGCGAAGGAGCGGATGCAGCACCTGCGGCAGCGGGCGAGCAGGATGCGCATGGAGCAGGAGGATGAGATCAAGGAGTTCAGCGAGGTGGGACGGGGGTCTCCAATGTCCCCTGGCTGCTGAGAGCCCCGTCGGCACCACCCAGACCTAAACCCGCCGCTGCGCGGGCTCTTCCTCTCCGTCCCTCGTCCCccactgtgtgtgtctgtccatTGGAGACCAGGGACACCCATTGTCCCCACAGATGGTCCTCGGCGCCAAGTGCCACATGATCCGCGACATGCAGATCCTGGAGAAGCGGCTCATCACCaaagagctggaggaggaagagaagcgCTTGGACAAGATGATGGAGGTGGAGAGGACAAAGGCCAACGAGATGCAGGAGGAACTGGAGCgcagaaggaaggaggagatgaTCAGGTTTGAAAGAAGGGCCCCTGTTACCCGCAGAGGCACCTGTCCTGATGTCTGTGCTGggatgtctgtctgtcctgatGTTTCTGCTCCTCGGCGCGGTGGAGCCGGAGGGAacccttctgctttcttctcgCAGAGGGAGGCAGGAGATTGTGAAGCAGATGGAGAAGAACGCGGAGGAGCGGGCTCTGAGGGCCGAGCAGCAGGACCAGGAGGTGCAGGAGATGCTCAAGTACCTGGAGCGGCTGAAGATGGAGGACTTGAAGGTACAGCCAGCGACCTGGGGGGGCTGGAGCCAGGTTTTCAACTTGGTGGGAGGGTCACCCTGTGCTGGGCAAGTCGGGTTTGGTGCGTGGAGAACGCAACCGAGAGAATTAAAGCTCTAGTCTCTTGGGGAAGTTGAGGCACCATTGGGAAGAGCTTGTTCTCCCACCCCTGGACCCTCCGTGCTGTTTCTCTTCCAGGAGATGGAGCGGAAACGGGAGGAGCAGAACAGAATCCAGGCCGAGATCAGACGCGTCAACGACGAGAACCAGAGGCGCAAGGAGGAGCAGCGGGAGCGGGAGAGGATGGAGGACGAGCGGGTGCTCGAGTACCAGCGGCAGAAAATGGTACCGGCACCGCGCGTGCGGCACGGGCCGCGCCGGCGGAGCCGCGGGAGCTGCCACCGGGGTCTGTGCCGGGCAGGAGCGCGAGGCCGAGCTGGAGGCTGAGCAGGAGAGGATCCgccaggagaaggagaaggagacgGCGCGCTTGAGGGCCATGCAGGAGAGGGCCCAGGACCACAAGGCAGAGCAGGTGGGTGGTTTGCACACACACCATGTACTCCATGTTCACCCACCGCCTTCCTTATCACCACCCTGGCCGCGGGGATGTGGCGGCTCTGCCGGCTTTACCGCAGGTCTGCACCGGCACGTGGAGCTGGGTGAAGTCCTGGAGCAGCACCAGGACTTGACCATGGCCAAGCGCCCCCGTGTGCCCCGTCCCGAGGGACAGTCACCCCGTCCCCCTCCGGCAGGACGCGCTGAGGGCCAAGCGCAGCCAGGAGGCTGCGGAGCGCGAGTGGCGGCGCAAGGAGAAGGAGGCGGCGCAGCGCCGGGCAGAGACGAACCGGCTGCTGAAGCAGAGCCGGATGGAGCAGATCGCTCAGCGGGAGCACAGCATGGCCGTGCAGGTGCAGCAGGACCGCGACGAGTTCGAGAGGATCCTGCGGTGAGAGGGGAGATCGCTGAccggggtggtggtggtggggttgTCATGGGGGCTCCGGCGCTGGCCGGGTTACAGGGTGTCGTGGTTTAACATGAGCTGGTAATGTGACCacgcagccactcactcactccaataggggagagaatccaaagggaagggagaaactgggattgagataaacacagtccaataaaataacaaaatactaatgcactactagtaaataaatatatataatagaaataaaagatactcgaGGCAATTCCTCATGGAcacgctgagcagccagtcccaggaaacgGCACCTGGTCCCACAGCccatcccagagagagaaaagagggaaagaggcagaaaagcccagaggcctctgcaaaatggcaaaaggcccaACTAAACGTCCCGACCAAAACTCCCCCGGCTGCGccaaaaagagcaaagacaaGAGAGAGCTGGACACTGGAAGGCCCCACTcttaaataattagcatgaTGCTAATTGGCTGGAATACTCTGATTGATAAATGTGggtgtcagtccagctctgtccgtccatccccttcctcgctgcctcacccctgtgggcagagctcagagtgtccttggctctcagagcagagcaattAAACACATTAACTGTGCTGGGCTggtatctcttgttctcaaactaagtccaaataacgAGCGATGGGAAAGGAAGGTTTGTAACTGCAGGGTCCAGCGGGAGCAGATGGAGAAGGAGCAGGCGGAGGAGGCGCGGAGGGCCGGGCTGCGTCTCGCCAACGCCGCCGCCGTCCGTATCCAGATGCgggagcggcagcagcagctggcgcGGGAGCGGGCGGCCGCCTTCGAGGAGGGCAGGCGGCTGCAGGAGGAGGCTCGGCAGCGCAGCCAGCGCATCGCCCAGCTCAAGCAGCAGAAGATACAGGAGCTCAGGTGATGCGCTCCCCTGGTTCCTTGTGTGTCCCCAGAGCCGCCTTTGCACCCTTGTCCCCACTGTGGTCCCAAAGCTCGGGTGTGTGACGGTGTGTCTCTCCTACAGAGCCTGCGGCATCCCCGAGAAGTACTGTGCCCAGCTGGAGCGGAGGGCGCTGGCGCAAGCGGGCGCAACCCCCAACCAGGCTCAGCCCCAGGAGgaccagagctccagttccatCACGACTTAAGACGTTCGATTTCCTTAGGCTGAGCTTTCTGCGAACAGAGATGTTTTACGGATCAGACAGCGGCTTTCGCCCTTCTCTCCCTTGGGGTGTGTGGGCCAGGAGTTTGGGGCTGGAGTAGCCCAAATCATTGTCCAACCTGCCCCACTCGCAGGACTCACATGGCCACTCGTAGGTGGCCCGTGTCCCCAGAGGGAACAGgagtgtccccagagccttgGCACAGCTTGGTGTCAGCACCAAAGCGTCTCAGAGCGGGGTGGGTGTCCCCAGTCCACACAGGGGGGCTCAGGAAGGGTCCCCAGGAGCCACACAGGCTCTTCTCCTCACACACAGCCCTGGCTGGGCCACCTTGTCACCGAGGTGTCACCTGCGGGCCCTGCAGCGGTGGCCTCGTTCGGGGACTAAACAAGGAGACCAAGCATGATGCAAAGATGTAAAATCCATTTGGATGGGGACCGGCAGATTCAGAAGGGCCGGGAGCCCGTAGGAGTGGCTCTGATTAATTGtcagagcagctgaaaaataaggagagctggcaaaggcaagactgcccagggcaggggaaCGGCACGGAGGACTCGCTGGAACCCCGAGCCTGCTCCAGGCCGGGTAAATAGGGAGAAGGAAACGCTGTGGCCCTTTGTTGTCCCTTCCTTGTCGCTTCTCCAGCTTCTGCGTGTCCCCACATGGTGACACAGCCCGGCAGGGAGGTCCCTTTTGGGGCATGGGCTCTGCAGACCTGACATGAGTGAGTCACCATGGCCACCGAGCCCGCTGCGACCCCTCGGTGGCTGGTGCTCTGTGCCAGGCTCCGCCGCCACACCTCggtcccctgtccccagtgccGTGTCACTCTGGGTCACCACCTTGCTCAGGCAGTCACAGCCTTATTCTAGGCCAGGCTCAGCCCCGGAGGGTTTCAAAGCCACCGCGCCGGCCACAGCGAGGGGACAGTGACCACCGGCGGGCGGCCAGCCGGGGTGGAGCGGCTTCCCCACCCTTCCTGCGTGAGGAGTCACCGGCTGGGAGCCGGCAGCGCCGCGGCCGGGAGCCCCGAGCCACCGTGAGCCACCGTGAGCCACCGTGAGCCACGGCCCCGTCACGGGGAACGGCCCCAGCAGGCGGCTCCTCGCGCCACGGCGGTGCCGGGACACGCACAGGGGGCCCCAAAATCACAGACAGGGCCAAGCACGTGCCGGGCTGGGCCCCAGTTCCCAGCACGGGGCTGGTGAGGGTTAACTGGCAGCACGAGCCGGGAAATGGAGCAGCTCTTGGCCCCAGGGAGGGTTTGGGACCGGCTGGGCGGTGCTGCTGAGCCGGCTGGGACAGTCtgggctggaaagcagcagcgCGGCGGAGCTGTGCCGCAGGCAGTGCCCGGCGAGCCGGACATGGCGCCTGAGCCGCAGTGCCGGCACAGACCAGGGCGGGGGCTCGGCCAGCCCACAGGCCTGCATCTGCCGCACAGcatccctgtcccagctccaccatccctgtcccagctcctgcatcTGCCGCACAGcatccctgtcccagctccaccatccctgtcccagctcctccatCCCTGTCCAAGCTCCTGCATCCCTGTCCCAGTTCCTGcatccctgtcccagctcctgcatcTGCTGTAGAGCATCCCTGTCCCAGCACCACCAACCATCCCTGTTCCAGCTCCACCATCCCTGTTCCAGTTCCACTATCTCTGTCCCAGCTCCACCacccctgtcccagctcctgcatcCGTGTCCAAGCTCCTGcatccctgtcccagctccACCATCCCTGTCCAAGCTCCTGcatccctgtcccagctccACCATCCCTGCCCCATCTTCTCCATCCCTGTCCAGGCTCCTGCATCTCCTGCCGAGcatccctgtcccagctcctccatccctgtcccagctTCTGCATCCCTGTCCCAACTcctccatccctgtcccagctcctccatCTGCTCCAGACCACCCCTTCCCCCAAATCCCACCCTCAGATCCCACCAGGTTTTGGCCACTGTCTTCCCACCCTCTGGCTGtcccagcctcctccagccACCCCGCGTGTCCCCTCcgctgtgctgtccctgctgctgccatgcCACCGTGTCCCCATGCAGCAAGCCATGGCCTGGAGCACCGGCCAGGCCCCTGCACCGCATTTCAGCAGTGCCACCAGGGCTTGGTGGGTGCCATCATCCCCGAATGGCTGCAGCATCCCCGTGCCCACTCGTGGAGGGGGCAGGACCGGAGGAGAGATCTGCAGGAGCTTAAGCCCACACTCAAACCACACCTTTAAGCTCTTCCAATCGCCCTGAGTCCAAAATCTTTCCAGGACCCGCATGGGCTAAGCTGGCGCTTCCATGCAGACACGGTGCTTGGCTACTGCTCCCACGGGAGCCTTTGCCCACCAGCCACGCTCATCCCACCAGTGTCCACAGCAAGGACCAGCCACCACTGGGTCCACAggccccccagtccctccccaCAGCTCTGGGTGCCCCAAGATGTGCtgctccccctgcccaccccacccGCGGTGGCCCCCGGCCCAGGGCTGCCTGGATGGGAGCCCATTGCATGGTGATGCTTAATTAGCAGGTAGGGAGTGGAGCAGGGCGGCATCGCTCACGCACAGCTTGGAGCCACTCAGTCATCCCAAAGGCATCCGTCCCACAGGGAGGAGCGCCCCGGCCCAGCATGTAAAAGCGGCCCCGCACGCCCGGCTGCCCTGTCGCCTTCGGAGCCTCCTCCGCTCCCGCTCCTCCTCACCGCCGCACGGCCGCAGCGTCATGGCAGGGCACGGCGccagcctgctcctgctcctgggtCTCATGCCAGGTAGGCGCCGACGGATCCCCGCGCTCCGACCTGTTCCCGCAGCGATGCCGCCGAGGACCGAGGgtccccgccccgccgcggggctCCCTGGGGTGCGGGATGCACCCCATGGTCAGCACAGCCCCTGACGCCCACCCGTGTTGACCGGAGCTGAGCGGGTGGCATTGAGCCCACCGTGGCCTTTTGTCCCCGATGCAACATCACAGGACCTGGCGGGTGCTACATCCCACCAGGACACCTGTTCCCCGGCAGACGGATCCGTGTCCCGCTCCCCGTTGTTGGTGCTGCCGGGCGCGGGGTTGGGGCGCACGCGGTGCAGGTTCGCGCTGTCCCCGTGCTCCCCGGCCGGTGCGATGGGTGCTGTTCTCTccccagctctcctcctggccGTCAGGATCAACGGCAAGGGCCGGGAGGTGCTGCATCTGGCAAAGGGCGACTCGGTGAAGCTGGGCTGCCCCTATGTCCTCGAGCCTGAAGACAACGGTCCCCAGGGCTTGGGCATCGAGTGGATCCAGATCACGCCCGAGCGGCCCGGCCCTGAGAATGTGGTGAGTGTCACCGGCGCCGGCAGCCGCCGTCCCACCgggccagcagggctgggatggaCCGGCTGGAGCCCGGGAGAGCAGGCAGGACAGGAACGGTctggcagggcaggggaggagcaggcagagcaggcagcgCCTGGCAGGGCAGGCGAGGAGCAGGCAGGGTCTGGGCAGCAcatctccctccccagccagcacGCCGGGGTCCCCGACCCGCACCAGCCCTACCCAGTCTCCCCTCTTTCCCCCCTACCAGTTCCTGTCCTACCATGACCACCACGTGGACTACGGCAGCGGGTCGGGGCTGCAGGACCGCGTGGCCTTCGTGCAGAAGGACCCCAGCCAGTACGACGCCTCCATCCGCCTGGCCGACCTGCAGGTCTCCGACACCGGCACCTACCAGTGCCGCGTGAAGAAAAACACCGTGGCCGTGCACGAGGTCATCGTCACCGTGCAAGGTGAGCCcgctccccagtgtcccccctcTCCCAGGTGTCACCTCCGGTGCTCACGGTGTCCCTCTGCCCACAGATAAGCCAGCACCCCCCCAGTGTTGGATCGAGGGGGAGCTGATTTGGGGGAGCAGCATCCTGCTGCGGTGCTTCAGCCGCGAGACCTCGACCGCCGTCAGCTACCAGTGGGCCAAGCTGGCCGATGGCTACGGCGGGGGACACCTGCCCTCCGGCACCATCCAAGGTGGGTTCTGGGGGGGTTGCTGGGTGCAGGGGATGCTCTGGGGTGGGGGGTCCTGTCTGTGAGTGAGCACACGTGTCGGTGTGTGCCCGTGGATGTGTCTGGGTGTGCCTGTGTTCATGGGTGGCTGTGGCTGCGTGTCCGTCTGCATCCCAGTGCCACCGTGTTCCtctgtgtccctgtgcccccatgtccatccctgtccctgttCT encodes the following:
- the CFAP45 gene encoding cilia- and flagella-associated protein 45 isoform X1 produces the protein MPASIPPSPSRAPGRQRISGTADETLLGESRAFGSGAVGANPLDIVFGRAHGNRGVSCPMHGGQETHRKHRPSLQSPMPSRSGSPIVILRDARTAPKASHKPETIRLITKDFVRDVVVPVENPPASLVMGREDFQRIQAAARVLSKQEREARLAALKAEKEAALDALHERMRAEKEKAARQQAGKLSDLEEEAKERMQHLRQRASRMRMEQEDEIKEFSEMVLGAKCHMIRDMQILEKRLITKELEEEEKRLDKMMEVERTKANEMQEELERRRKEEMIRGRQEIVKQMEKNAEERALRAEQQDQEVQEMLKYLERLKMEDLKEMERKREEQNRIQAEIRRVNDENQRRKEEQRERERMEDERVLEYQRQKMEREAELEAEQERIRQEKEKETARLRAMQERAQDHKAEQDALRAKRSQEAAEREWRRKEKEAAQRRAETNRLLKQSRMEQIAQREHSMAVQVQQDRDEFERILRCGSGSSSWRGSGRPPSRRAGGCRRRLGSAASASPSSSSRRYRSSEPAASPRSTVPSWSGGRWRKRAQPPTRLSPRRTRAPVPSRLKTFDFLRLSFLRTEMFYGSDSGFRPSLPWGVWARSLGLE
- the CFAP45 gene encoding cilia- and flagella-associated protein 45 isoform X4, translating into MPASIPPSPSRAPGRQRISGTADETLLGESRSPMPSRSGSPIVILRDARTAPKASHKPETIRLITKDFVRDVVVPVENPPASLVMGREDFQRIQAAARVLSKQEREARLAALKAEKEAALDALHERMRAEKEKAARQQAGKLSDLEEEAKERMQHLRQRASRMRMEQEDEIKEFSEMVLGAKCHMIRDMQILEKRLITKELEEEEKRLDKMMEVERTKANEMQEELERRRKEEMIRGRQEIVKQMEKNAEERALRAEQQDQEVQEMLKYLERLKMEDLKEMERKREEQNRIQAEIRRVNDENQRRKEEQRERERMEDERVLEYQRQKMEREAELEAEQERIRQEKEKETARLRAMQERAQDHKAEQDALRAKRSQEAAEREWRRKEKEAAQRRAETNRLLKQSRMEQIAQREHSMAVQVQQDRDEFERILRVQREQMEKEQAEEARRAGLRLANAAAVRIQMRERQQQLARERAAAFEEGRRLQEEARQRSQRIAQLKQQKIQELRACGIPEKYCAQLERRALAQAGATPNQAQPQEDQSSSSITT
- the CFAP45 gene encoding cilia- and flagella-associated protein 45 isoform X3, giving the protein MPASIPPSPSRAPGRQRISGTADETLLGESRSPMPSRSGSPIVILRDARTAPKASHKPETIRLITKDFVRDVVVPVENPPASLVMGREDFQRIQAAARVLSKQEREARLAALKAEKEAALDALHERMRAEKEKAARQQAGKLSDLEEEAKERMQHLRQRASRMRMEQEDEIKEFSEMVLGAKCHMIRDMQILEKRLITKELEEEEKRLDKMMEVERTKANEMQEELERRRKEEMIRGRQEIVKQMEKNAEERALRAEQQDQEVQEMLKYLERLKMEDLKEMERKREEQNRIQAEIRRVNDENQRRKEEQRERERMEDERVLEYQRQKMEREAELEAEQERIRQEKEKETARLRAMQERAQDHKAEQDALRAKRSQEAAEREWRRKEKEAAQRRAETNRLLKQSRMEQIAQREHSMAVQVQQDRDEFERILRCGSGSSSWRGSGRPPSRRAGGCRRRLGSAASASPSSSSRRYRSSEPAASPRSTVPSWSGGRWRKRAQPPTRLSPRRTRAPVPSRLKTFDFLRLSFLRTEMFYGSDSGFRPSLPWGVWARSLGLE
- the CFAP45 gene encoding cilia- and flagella-associated protein 45 isoform X5, with the protein product MRRCSGRAGVPVENPPASLVMGREDFQRIQAAARVLSKQEREARLAALKAEKEAALDALHERMRAEKEKAARQQAGKLSDLEEEAKERMQHLRQRASRMRMEQEDEIKEFSEMVLGAKCHMIRDMQILEKRLITKELEEEEKRLDKMMEVERTKANEMQEELERRRKEEMIRGRQEIVKQMEKNAEERALRAEQQDQEVQEMLKYLERLKMEDLKEMERKREEQNRIQAEIRRVNDENQRRKEEQRERERMEDERVLEYQRQKMEREAELEAEQERIRQEKEKETARLRAMQERAQDHKAEQDALRAKRSQEAAEREWRRKEKEAAQRRAETNRLLKQSRMEQIAQREHSMAVQVQQDRDEFERILRCGSGSSSWRGSGRPPSRRAGGCRRRLGSAASASPSSSSRRYRSSEPAASPRSTVPSWSGGRWRKRAQPPTRLSPRRTRAPVPSRLKTFDFLRLSFLRTEMFYGSDSGFRPSLPWGVWARSLGLE
- the CFAP45 gene encoding cilia- and flagella-associated protein 45 isoform X2; translated protein: MPASIPPSPSRAPGRQRISGTADETLLGESRAFGSGAVGANPLDIVFGRAHGNRGVSCPMHGGQETHRKHRPSLQSPMPSRSGSPIVILRDARTAPKASHKPETIRLITKDFVRDVVVPVENPPASLVMGREDFQRIQAAARVLSKQEREARLAALKAEKEAALDALHERMRAEKEKAARQQAGKLSDLEEEAKERMQHLRQRASRMRMEQEDEIKEFSEMVLGAKCHMIRDMQILEKRLITKELEEEEKRLDKMMEVERTKANEMQEELERRRKEEMIRGRQEIVKQMEKNAEERALRAEQQDQEVQEMLKYLERLKMEDLKEMERKREEQNRIQAEIRRVNDENQRRKEEQRERERMEDERVLEYQRQKMEREAELEAEQERIRQEKEKETARLRAMQERAQDHKAEQDALRAKRSQEAAEREWRRKEKEAAQRRAETNRLLKQSRMEQIAQREHSMAVQVQQDRDEFERILRVQREQMEKEQAEEARRAGLRLANAAAVRIQMRERQQQLARERAAAFEEGRRLQEEARQRSQRIAQLKQQKIQELRACGIPEKYCAQLERRALAQAGATPNQAQPQEDQSSSSITT
- the CFAP45 gene encoding cilia- and flagella-associated protein 45 isoform X6, with the protein product MRRCSGRAGVPVENPPASLVMGREDFQRIQAAARVLSKQEREARLAALKAEKEAALDALHERMRAEKEKAARQQAGKLSDLEEEAKERMQHLRQRASRMRMEQEDEIKEFSEMVLGAKCHMIRDMQILEKRLITKELEEEEKRLDKMMEVERTKANEMQEELERRRKEEMIRGRQEIVKQMEKNAEERALRAEQQDQEVQEMLKYLERLKMEDLKEMERKREEQNRIQAEIRRVNDENQRRKEEQRERERMEDERVLEYQRQKMEREAELEAEQERIRQEKEKETARLRAMQERAQDHKAEQDALRAKRSQEAAEREWRRKEKEAAQRRAETNRLLKQSRMEQIAQREHSMAVQVQQDRDEFERILRVQREQMEKEQAEEARRAGLRLANAAAVRIQMRERQQQLARERAAAFEEGRRLQEEARQRSQRIAQLKQQKIQELRACGIPEKYCAQLERRALAQAGATPNQAQPQEDQSSSSITT
- the VSIG8 gene encoding V-set and immunoglobulin domain-containing protein 8 isoform X2 gives rise to the protein MAGHGASLLLLLGLMPALLLAVRINGKGREVLHLAKGDSVKLGCPYVLEPEDNGPQGLGIEWIQITPERPGPENVFLSYHDHHVDYGSGSGLQDRVAFVQKDPSQYDASIRLADLQVSDTGTYQCRVKKNTVAVHEVIVTVQDKPAPPQCWIEGELIWGSSILLRCFSRETSTAVSYQWAKLADGYGGGHLPSGTIQGRAPGDLLIRSLSEVHTGVYQCRVTNRVGYSVCQLNVSPVPRGRQTGIIVGSILGSLLLLSLLGLLIWALICRYRRKECQRACSDCRSSTGGTMTRTCNVCTHGYAPHGISYMQCQHGDSDERAAALICNEGIRHQVACPAL
- the VSIG8 gene encoding V-set and immunoglobulin domain-containing protein 8 isoform X1, giving the protein MAGHGASLLLLLGLMPALLLAVRINGKGREVLHLAKGDSVKLGCPYVLEPEDNGPQGLGIEWIQITPERPGPENVFLSYHDHHVDYGSGSGLQDRVAFVQKDPSQYDASIRLADLQVSDTGTYQCRVKKNTVAVHEVIVTVQDKPAPPQCWIEGELIWGSSILLRCFSRETSTAVSYQWAKLADGYGGGHLPSGTIQGRAPGDLLIRSLSEVHTGVYQCRVTNRVGYSVCQLNVSPVPRCAPATGGRQTGIIVGSILGSLLLLSLLGLLIWALICRYRRKECQRACSDCRSSTGGTMTRTCNVCTHGYAPHGISYMQCQHGDSDERAAALICNEGIRHQVACPAL